A genomic stretch from Larus michahellis chromosome 7, bLarMic1.1, whole genome shotgun sequence includes:
- the HAT1 gene encoding histone acetyltransferase type B catalytic subunit isoform X4: MAGLTAMEKKLAEYKCNTNEAIQLKLVRFPEDLEDENTTFNPEYSHQVFGDDEVAFGYKGLKILLYYIAGNLSTLFRIEYTSKVNEKFDCVEADDVESKIREIIPPGFCTNTDDFVSLLEKEVNFKPFGMLLHTYSVHNEEAGEDITYQIYKADMTCPGFREYHERLQTFLMWFIETASFIDVDDERWNYFLVFEKYNKDGATLFATVGYMTVYNYYVYPDKTRPRVSQMLILPPFQGEGHGAQLLETVHRYYMSSPTVLDITAEDPSENYMKLRDFVLVKLCQDLLCFSPGKLMQGFSQEMVMEAQQKLKINKKKQRELAKMRRCLRPEELTNQLNQIDINMQHEQLEESFQQLVSDYRRVLERLAQA; the protein is encoded by the exons TTCGCTTTCCTGAGGATTTGGAGGATGAGAACACAACGTTTAATCCAGAGTATAGCCATCAAGTGTTTGGAGATGA cGAAGTTGCCTTTGGCTACAAGGGACTGAAGATCCTCTTGTACTATATTGCTGGTAACCTGTCAACGCTCTTCCGCATCGAATACACATCTAAAGTTAATGAAAAGTTTGACTGTGTGGAG GCAGACGATGTTGAAAGTAAAATTAGAGAAATCATTCCTCCTGGTTTTTGCACAAACACAGATGACTTTGTGtctctgctggagaaggaggtcAACTTCAAGCCCTTTGGAATGCTGCTACACACATATTCTGTCCATAATGAGGAAGCTGGTGAAGATATAACTTATCAGATATACAAG GCTGACATGACATGTCCAGGCTTTCGAGAATATCATGAAAGGCTTCAGACGTTCTTGATGTGGTTTATTGAAACTGCTAGCTTTATTGATGTAGATGATGAAAGATGGAACTACTTTCTAGT ATTTGAGAAGTATAATAAGGATGGAGCTACGCTCTTTGCGACCGTAGGCTACATGACAGTCTATAATTACTATGTGTACCCAGACAAAACCCGGCCACGTGTAAG CCAGATGCTGATCTTGCCCCCATTCCAAGGAGAAGGCCATGGTGCTCAGCTGCTTGAAACAGTTCATAGATACTATATGTCTTCTCCTACAGTACTTGATATAACAG cTGAAGATCCATCTGAAAACTATATGAAGCTAAGAGACTTTGTTCTCGTAAAGCTCTGTCaagatttgctttgcttttccccagGAAAGTTAATGCAAGGTTTCAGTCAAGAAATGGTGATGGAAGCtcaacaaaaactgaaaataaataag aaaaagcagagagagctTGCCAAGATGAGAAGGTGTCTAAGACCAGAGGAGCTGACGAATCAGTTGAACCAAATAGACATAAACATGCAACATGAACAGTTAGAAGAGAGCTTCCAACAACTTGTTTCAGATTACCGAAGAGTCCTAGAACGACTTGCACAAGCATGA
- the HAT1 gene encoding histone acetyltransferase type B catalytic subunit isoform X2, which produces MAGLTAMEKKLAEYKCNTNEAIQLKLVRFPEDLEDENTTFNPEYSHQVFGDDEVAFGYKGLKILLYYIAGNLSTLFRIEYTSKVNEKFDCVEADDVESKIREIIPPGFCTNTDDFVSLLEKEVNFKPFGMLLHTYSVHNEEAGEDITYQIYKADMTCPGFREYHERLQTFLMWFIETASFIDVDDERWNYFLVFEKYNKDGATLFATVGYMTVYNYYVYPDKTRPRVSQMLILPPFQGEGHGAQLLETVHRYYMSSPTVLDITAEDPSENYMKLRDFVLVKLCQDLLCFSPGKLMQGFSQEMVMEAQQKLKINKQHTRRVYEILRLRATDMGDAEQSRSYRLDVKRRLIGPYKKKQRELAKMRRCLRPEELTNQLNQIDINMQHEQLEESFQQLVSDYRRVLERLAQA; this is translated from the exons TTCGCTTTCCTGAGGATTTGGAGGATGAGAACACAACGTTTAATCCAGAGTATAGCCATCAAGTGTTTGGAGATGA cGAAGTTGCCTTTGGCTACAAGGGACTGAAGATCCTCTTGTACTATATTGCTGGTAACCTGTCAACGCTCTTCCGCATCGAATACACATCTAAAGTTAATGAAAAGTTTGACTGTGTGGAG GCAGACGATGTTGAAAGTAAAATTAGAGAAATCATTCCTCCTGGTTTTTGCACAAACACAGATGACTTTGTGtctctgctggagaaggaggtcAACTTCAAGCCCTTTGGAATGCTGCTACACACATATTCTGTCCATAATGAGGAAGCTGGTGAAGATATAACTTATCAGATATACAAG GCTGACATGACATGTCCAGGCTTTCGAGAATATCATGAAAGGCTTCAGACGTTCTTGATGTGGTTTATTGAAACTGCTAGCTTTATTGATGTAGATGATGAAAGATGGAACTACTTTCTAGT ATTTGAGAAGTATAATAAGGATGGAGCTACGCTCTTTGCGACCGTAGGCTACATGACAGTCTATAATTACTATGTGTACCCAGACAAAACCCGGCCACGTGTAAG CCAGATGCTGATCTTGCCCCCATTCCAAGGAGAAGGCCATGGTGCTCAGCTGCTTGAAACAGTTCATAGATACTATATGTCTTCTCCTACAGTACTTGATATAACAG cTGAAGATCCATCTGAAAACTATATGAAGCTAAGAGACTTTGTTCTCGTAAAGCTCTGTCaagatttgctttgcttttccccagGAAAGTTAATGCAAGGTTTCAGTCAAGAAATGGTGATGGAAGCtcaacaaaaactgaaaataaataag CAACACACAAGACGAGTTTATGAAATTCTCCGATTGCGTGCAACAGACATGGGTGATGCAGAACAGTCCAGAAGCTATCGGTTGGACGTTAAAAGACGACTGATTGGCCCATATAAG aaaaagcagagagagctTGCCAAGATGAGAAGGTGTCTAAGACCAGAGGAGCTGACGAATCAGTTGAACCAAATAGACATAAACATGCAACATGAACAGTTAGAAGAGAGCTTCCAACAACTTGTTTCAGATTACCGAAGAGTCCTAGAACGACTTGCACAAGCATGA